The Labeo rohita strain BAU-BD-2019 unplaced genomic scaffold, IGBB_LRoh.1.0 scaffold_87, whole genome shotgun sequence sequence taaaatgtgaaatttaaaaagttaacaaCTAACACCCCTATTACACAACgaatgcaagcaaatactgaatttaaacgtttaaatgtgctaaaagaaaagcattcagctgcatttttatctTCTTATATGTACAGTATCTACATAAATAGATATGGAATCGAGATCACCACTGCCCCCCCGCCCCCCCcactacaaaacaaacaaacaatctcACTCCAAGCTAAACGTAGAAGTTGGCAACCCTGTATATTCATATACATGTAGTGTTTGTAGGTGTGATCTAAGTGGCACATTGAGACAGTGAGACGACGTTCAACACCTTTCCAGCCAGATACAGCATGTGTGTGTCAGCATCATAAAACGGGAAAATGACCCCAGATCCTCCATCCAGATCCTCCTCCAGTAACGGCTCAGACAGATCCTcctgcgcacacacacacacacacacacacacaccacatacagctgaggtcaaaagtttacacacaccttgcagaacctgcagtgttaattattttaccaaaatatgagggatcatacaaaatgcatgttgttttttatttagttctgaaaaacatatttcacataaaaaatgtttacatatagtccacaagagaaaataaaagttgaaaactgctgtttttgtttgtttagtgacagatgttcatgagtccctcgtttgtcctgaacaaactgaccactgttcttcagagaaatccattctttggtttttcagtatttttgtgtatttgaactctttccaacaatgactatgattttttttttccatcttttcacactttgAGGACAAAACAAactcatattcaactattacagaagattcaaacactcactgatgatccagaaggaaaaaatcatgcattaagagccggggtgaaaacttttggaatttgaagatcagggtaaatttaacttatttagtcttctaggaaacaaataaaatattgtaaacttattctgtaataaaatgaagggcagtactaaatgaaaaaatatgacatttaggcaaaataaaaaaaaaaaacacattttcattctgtttaaaagttttcacccaaagctcttaatgcatggtttttccttctggagcatcagtgagtgtttgaatcttctgtaatagttgaatatgagtctctcagttttCCTCAGTGTAGAAAAGATGGATTTGAATAaccacagtcattgttggaggAATATCGAAtggacaaaaactgaaaaacccaaagaatttTCTTGGGAGATGTAACACAGGATTtttgtgaagaacagcagcagtttaactgttcaggacaaacaaagatgcaaacaaatatcactaaacaaacaaaaacagctgtggataattcaggaacaacacagtTTAAAATCtgttgaatggggtcattttttttttccttaaactattattttaatcttgtGGACTATCCCAGAACAAATGTCTTTTAGTACCAAATAtctttgcatttaaaacaatactaaataaaaaaggaaatgcATTTTGTAGACGGACTGGTTTTAGATAAAATAATGTAGATGAACTTTGCAGACTCTGCAAGGTGTGGTTTGAACTTTTGAAGCATTTTGCTGAAGAATGTTACCAGAACAGATCGGACAAACTGTCTCTGGTTCCAAAAGGAGCTTCCTGTGGACACCAACATCTTTCAAAGAATCAACAGGAACAAAACCCTGGACAACATACTGTAAAAGACAGAGATTTTCTGCATCACAGCAGcagaacacaaacaaactcAGGCCTTATCATAGTGATCATGAACATCAAACACGTATTCACACACTTTAGAATGAATTCCAAAAAATGCCGCAGTTGcgaaaatttataaaaatcattacTGGGTAAGTTAAATTCTTGTTTTAGCAACTAAAAAGAAACACAACACCATTATCAAGAATTGATCTAAATCCAAAATTCCACCTCAGTCTCCATGAGCAAAAGCCAATACTCTGAATAGCAGGGGGTAGGTCAGGGTTGAGTGAAATAGGAGATTTTAAAGATAGAGTGAGTGGGATACTCAAATACTTCAACACATCTTTCAAGCTAAAAGTGTGTTtgatactgtaaaaatgcttaGGACTGATTCAAGTTTGTGCACATTGTAAATAAATGGTAACGTATTTAACAAATTTGGAAAACATCTTGTAGATTCGATCCCTAACCACTGTGAATCTGTCCTGTTAAGAAACcaatttatcatatttttaatcTGAGCGGACCAGAAATATAGCTGGAAATTAGGGAGTGAAGCCCCACCTAATTCCTTAGGTTTCAGCAAAACAGAAAATTTAAGTCTAGGTTTTTtattattccaaataaattttgaaaaaatggaatttaaatttttaaagaaaactgaATTCAAATAGCAGGGCAAGCTTTGAAATAAGAAATTCAACCTAGGTAGGACATTCATCCTTATTACATTAATCTTACCGAAAAATGAAATGGGGAGATTTGACCAATTAGACAAGTCCTGACTCATTTTAGAGATTAATTTTGTGTAATTAGCTTTGAATAAATCACCCAATATTGGTGTAATATTTATTCCCAGATATTGGAAACCAGAGGGAGCTAAACGAAATGGACAGTCAGAGGTGGCTTCAGGAGGAGAATACAGGTACAAGGCCTGGGATTTGTTTAAGTTAATTTTGTATCCGGAAAGAGTGCTATATTCATCAATAATGGAGAGGATTGCGTCAACAGAAGTCTCAGGGTATTTGAAGTATAATAGTACATCGTCGGCATAAAGAGAAATACGATGCTCCTCAGAGCCGATTTTAATGCCCCTTAAATTCGTACTCGCTCTCACTGCTGCAGCCAATGGCTCAATGACCAAAGAGAATAGAAGAGGTGAGAGAGGGCAGCCTTGACGGCATCCTCTACTCACGGGAAATGTATTAGAAATTAGCCGATTCGTATTGACCGTCGCCATAGGTTGAGAGTATAAGagtttaatcaatttaataaaattagatCCTAAGTCTATCCTCTCCAATACGGCAAAAGAAAGGGCCAATCCACCCTATCGAATGCTTTCTCAGCGTCTAGTGAGATAATTAACGTGGGAtctttatttacatgtatataatcTAAGATATTTAGCAATCTGCGGATATTATCAGAGCCATATCTAGATTTGACAAACCCTGTCTGGTCTGGTGAAATGACAGAAGGAAGGATGGATTCAAGGCGCCGGGCCATTGCTTTGGCCATAATCTTGTAATCTACATTCAGAAGGCTAATTGGGCGATAGGAGGAACAGTCCAAAGGATCCTTGTCTTTTTTCAAAATGAGACTGATAACCGCAGAGGACCAAGAATCGGGCATTGAATTTGAATCTAAGAGGTTATTAATTGCAGGCAATAAGATTGGGTTGATATCTTCCCAGAGTTGCTTATAAAATTCGAGAGGGAACCCATCTGGGCCCGGAGCTTTGTTTGAGGGCATGGACTCTATAGCTAGCCAGATTTCCTCTTTGGTGAAAGGGGCGTTTAGAGATGTTCTGTCTGTCTCAGAGACAGTAGGGAGGAAAATTGTGTTCAGATAATTTGACAGGTGCTCTTGCAAGTTAACACTCTCGGCTTTATATAGATTCCTATAAAAGTTGGCAAAAGTATCATTAATTGTCTGAGAGTCAAAGGTTACATTTCCTTCTGGGGTCCTAACTGCTTTTATAATTCTGTCttgttgtgctttttttaaCTGATATGCAAGCAAGTGGCTAGGTTTGTTTCCAAATTCGTAATATTTCTGCTTACTGAAAAACAATAGTTTCTTTATATGCTCAGTATGGTCCAAGTTTAATTTGGCCCTTGCTCTGTTTAATTGAGTCCAATTCATCTGATTCGGCATTTGTTTGTGTAAATTTTCTAGAAGGGTTACTTCAGCCTCTAACGCTCTCCTTTTTTGAGTCTTAACTTTCTTCACTAAAGAAGAATAAGAGATGATATGGCCCCTCAACACTGCTTTGGCAGCATCCCATTTTGTCGCAGAAGAGACAGGGGAATTCTGATTGTCCTGCCAGTAGTGAGCTATTTTCTGTTTGAGAAATGTACAAAAAGCATTATTATTCAAATGGGAAacattgaacttccaaaaattgGATTTCGGTATAGACACATTAATGTCAAAGTCCAAATACACAGGGCTATGGTCTGATAAAACAATAGGGCCAATATGACAGGACTTCACTCTGTAAATACAATCAGATGGTGTGAATAAGTAATCCAGTCTGGAGTAAGATTTATGAGGGTGAGAGTAGAatgtataatttcttattttaggATGCAGTTCCCTCCCAGATATCTACTAAACCTAAATCTTTACAAAAATTTTGTAGGGTAAGAGAAGGTTTgtatgactatgattttgagatccatcttttcacactgaggacaactgagggactcatattcaactattacagaagattcaaacactcactgatgatccagaaggaaaaaccatgcattaagagccgggggtgaaaacttttggaatttgaagatcagggtaaatttaacttatttagtcTTCTAGGAAACACGTAAGTATATTGTAGCttattctgtagcttctgaagggcagtactaaatgaaaaaatatgacatttaggcaaaataaaaaaaataaacacattttcattctgtttaaaagttttcacccctggctcttaatgcatggtttttccttctggagcatcagtgagtgtttgaatcttctgtaatagttgaatatgagtctctcagttgtgctcagtgtgaaaagatggatctcaatcatacagtcattgttggaaagggttcgaatacacaaaaatgctgaaaaacccaaagaatttgtgggagaTTAAGGATTtttgtgaagaacagcagcagtttaactgttcaggacaaacaagggactcgtgaacaactatcactaaacaaacaaacacagctgtggatcattcaggaacaacacagtgttaaactgttgaatggggtcattttttttaaattaaactattattttctcttgtggactatacgtaaatgtcttttatgtgaaatatcttattcaggtcagtactaaataaaaaacaacatgcattttgtatgatccctcttattttggtaaaataattaacattttgcagattctgcaaggtgtgtgtaaacttttgaacgcgTGTTTGCGTGTGAATGTTACCAGATCCCACAGGACAAACTGTCTCTGGTTCCAGCAGGAGCTTCCTGTGGACACCAACATCTTCAGATCCCACAGGAACAAAACCCTGGACACTTTATGAGAGCGACAGCCGAACTCCTGCATCACAGCAGCATCACACATCAAACTCAGGCCTTATCATTAGTgatcatgaacacacacactcacacacacacctgcaggACTCGTCCCGTCCGCGGCTCGATGATTCTGATCTTTTTGTCTTTGCAGGCGGCGGCCAACAAACTTCCATCCGCATTAAAACTCAAACACAGCACCAGCTCAGAGTGTGTGTTTATCACACACACCGGCACCTCAGCGCAGTCCAAACGCCACACCAGcacctacaacacacacacacacacacacacacactgatgatTTCAAATGTGTGTCAGAAACATCTACAGTACATCTACAGCATCAGTACAGTCGCAAAGCATTGTGGGATTGGCTTTAGTGTGCGCAGCGCTTAGAATCTGGCTAAAACATATCATAGAGCTATCATAGAGTCAGCAGTGCACACAGTGGACTCAGTAGGGAACAGAGCTGCCGTGTGTGTCGTACTCTGCAGTCGTAGGCGGAGCTCAGCAGCAGGTCTCTGGCGGTTGGATGCCACTCGATGATTGACACCCTGCGGCTGTGAGCGCTCAGATCTTTACTGGGCGTCTTCAGATCCGCCTTCAGTCCATTTGGAGGAATGTCCCACACCTtcacctgcacacacacacacacaaccgcTGCTGTCATGGAAACCATGTGCACAGCACACCTGAACACATCGCCATGGAAACTGACCGTACAGTCCTCCGAACAGGACGCGACGCGCAGGTCGTTAAACGGGTCCCACTTGACGTCCAGCACCGGAGCGCTGTGACCGCAGACCCGAGCGTGCAGAGGACTCACACGGCCCGTCtgaaacgcacacacacagctggTGACACACACACTCCATCAGAGCAGGGTGGGGTCAAAGGGTCAAAGGGGCGTGGCCTTACATGACGGACTGAAATGACAACGAAGGCCCCGCCTCCTGTACACTCGGTCACTACGGCGATGAAGCGTGGATTGACAGCACAGAACTGGTTGTCCTGGACGCTGCGTGTGATTGACAGGCCGTGGTAGCACCGCCCCTTCACCGCCGCCTTGCCGATCACATGATGAAACGTCACACAGGAGTGACGCTGGGacatctgaacacacacacacacactatgtcAGGCTATCAGTCCACAACGGTTGACTGGCTGTGTGTTTGAGGAAGTGGTGTTGTGCTGAAAATATTCATAacatttgtatgtat is a genomic window containing:
- the coro2ab gene encoding coronin-2B isoform X2, whose protein sequence is MSQRHSCVTFHHVIGKAAVKGRCYHGLSITRSVQDNQFCAVNPRFIAVVTECTGGGAFVVISVRHTGRVSPLHARVCGHSAPVLDVKWDPFNDLRVASCSEDCTVKVWDIPPNGLKADLKTPSKDLSAHSRRVSIIEWHPTARDLLLSSAYDCRVLVWRLDCAEVPVCVINTHSELVLCLSFNADGSLLAAACKDKKIRIIEPRTGRVLQEFGCRSHKVSRVLFLWDLKMLVSTGSSCWNQRQFVLWDLEDLSEPLLEEDLDGGSGVIFPFYDADTHMLYLAGKGDANIRYYAVSAVKPYVHFLSEYRSPCPQRGLGVMPKRGLNTSACEIFRFYRLLAVKDLLEPLSFCVPRKQSEGFQEDIYPMTAANEPAMTPDEWLMGQNKGPLLMSLRPAAEALGTCPSETETAADQDAEQPPDIIADLQDWTEDDTQSHDWISSRFGLSRGKAPAPETEVPLRQQEEIQHLQEQLKQRDERIRQLELELMNTRKHMRASF
- the coro2ab gene encoding coronin-2B isoform X1, producing MDINLPKCGIFINFHCVATTALWKTKEDVLRNDIRMSQRHSCVTFHHVIGKAAVKGRCYHGLSITRSVQDNQFCAVNPRFIAVVTECTGGGAFVVISVRHTGRVSPLHARVCGHSAPVLDVKWDPFNDLRVASCSEDCTVKVWDIPPNGLKADLKTPSKDLSAHSRRVSIIEWHPTARDLLLSSAYDCRVLVWRLDCAEVPVCVINTHSELVLCLSFNADGSLLAAACKDKKIRIIEPRTGRVLQEFGCRSHKVSRVLFLWDLKMLVSTGSSCWNQRQFVLWDLEDLSEPLLEEDLDGGSGVIFPFYDADTHMLYLAGKGDANIRYYAVSAVKPYVHFLSEYRSPCPQRGLGVMPKRGLNTSACEIFRFYRLLAVKDLLEPLSFCVPRKQSEGFQEDIYPMTAANEPAMTPDEWLMGQNKGPLLMSLRPAAEALGTCPSETETAADQDAEQPPDIIADLQDWTEDDTQSHDWISSRFGLSRGKAPAPETEVPLRQQEEIQHLQEQLKQRDERIRQLELELMNTRKHMRASF